The DNA sequence CCGCTGGGAGCGGGCCGAACTGCGGCGCAGGATTACGGAGCGCCTGCGACAGAGGCTGGGCAGCGGCATGATCGAGGAGGTGCAACGACTCCACGATGGCGGCATTCCCTGGGAGCGGTTGGATTACTATGGCCTGGAGTACCGTTACGTGGGAATGCTGCTACGGGGGGAACTGACGCGGAACGACCTGTTCCAAAAACTGAACAGCGCCATCCACGACTTTGCCAAGCGCCAGGAAACCTGGTTCCGCAGGATGGAGAAAAACGGGGTGGCCATCCATTGGGTGGACGGGGCGGGGGACCCGCTGGCCGAGGCGCGGCGGATCGTCGGGGAGAGGCGTGAATAGTGAATAAAAACACGGACCTTCACCATTCACTATTCACGATTCACAAAAAGAAAAGGCCCTTCAAGCGAAGGGCCTTTTCCGATCGGCTTCAGGAAAAAACGGGATTACACCAGTTCGAATGCGTTGAAGAAGTAGGGAATCTCGAAGGCGGCCGTTTCGGGAGCATCGGAACCGTGGGCCGAGTTTTCCTCGATGTTGATGGCGAAGTCCTTGCGGATGGTGCCCGCCTCGGCGTTGGCCGGATTGGTGGCGCCCATCAGGGTACGCCAGTCGGCGATGGCGTTGTCCTTCTCCAGGCAGAGCACGATCACCGGGCTGCGGGACATGAAAGCGCACAGGTCGTTGAAGAAAGGGCGCTCCTTGTGCACGTAGTAGAAACCTTCGGCCTGCTCCCTGGTCATCTTGATCTTCTTCATGCCGCGAATGGCGAAGCCGTTGGCCTCGATCCTGTCCAGAATCTTTCCGGCCAGCTTGCGCTCGACGGCGTCCGGCTTGATGATGGCGAATGTACGTTCCATTGTTTCCTCCAATAGTCTCAAAATGTGATCGAATTACATAGCATCGCCATGGTCCACTTGTCAAGTTTATTTAACCGGTTAGGCCCTCCTCGCCCGCCCTCCCCTTGCGCTTTTCGGCGGCAATGTTTATGATGATGGGACAGATCTGTTCTGCTTATTTTGCACGTTGCGAGGTACTCTGATGAATATGCTGAAGACGACACTGCTCATGGGGCTTTTGACCGTCCTCCTGGTGACCATCGGGGCCGCCATTGGTGGCAGGGGGGGCATGACCATGGCCTTTCTGCTGGCCGCCGGCATGAACTTCTTCTCCTACTGGTTCTCGGACAAGGTGGTCCTCTCCATGTACGGCGCCCGCCAGATCGAGGAGGCGGACGACCCGCGCTTTTACGGGATCGTGCGCCGCCTGGCCCAGCGGGCCAACCTGCCCATGCCCAAGGTGTACCTGATCGACTCCGACACCCCCAACGCCTTTGCCACCGGCCGCAACCCGGAGCACGCCGCCGTGGCCGCCACCACCGGGATCATGCGCATCCTGGGGGACGATGAACTGGCCGGGGTCATGGCCCATGAGCTGGCCCACGTCAAGAACAGGGACATTCTCATCTCGACCATTGCCGCCACCTTTGCCGGGGCGATCACCTATCTGGCCCACATGGCCCAATGGGCCGCCATCTTCGGCGGCGGCCGGCGCGACGACGACGAGGGGGGTGGCGGCGTCTTCGGCATGATCCTCATGGCCATCCTGGCCCCCATCGCCGCCATGCTGGTGCAGATGGCCATCTCCCGGTCGCGGGAATTCGGCGCCGACGCCGGCGGGGCCAGCATCTCCGGCAATCCGCTCTCCCTGGCCAACGCCCTGCAAAAACTGGAGATGGCCAACCAGCGCATCCCCATGGAGGCCAATGCAGCCACGGCCCACATGTTCATCGTCAACCCCCTGACCGGCGACGGCCTGATGACCCTCTTCTCCACCCATCCCCCCATCCCTGAGCGGGTGGCGCGCCTGCAGGACATGTCGCGGACGCACAGCTATTGAGCGCCCTGGCCCCCAGCACCGCCAACCCCCGTCAAGCCGCCTGCCGGGTCCTGCTCCGCATCGCCAAGGAGGGGGGCTTCGCCGACCGGCTCATCGACCACGAACTGGAGAAGGGACACCTGACCGGCCCGGACCGGGGGCTGTTCCCGGAACTGGTCTTCGGCGTGCTCCGCCGCCGGGGCAGCCTCGACCACATCCTGGCGCAACTCGTGGAGAAACCGCTCGATACGCTGCAGCCCCAGGTTGTGGCGATCCTGCGCCTGGGACTGTACCAGCTGGCCTACCTGGACCGGATTCCCGAATCCGCCGCCGTCAACGAGTCGGTCAACCTGGCCAGGGAGATGGTGCCCCGCGCCGGCGGCCTGATTAACGCCGTGCTGCGCACTTACCTGCGCCGCAAGGACGGCCTCACCTTTCCCGATCCCGCCGCCAACCCGGCCGCGGCCCTGGCCGCCCGCCACTCCCAGCCGGAATGGCTCGTAGCCCAGTGGCTCGGCCAGCTCGATCGCCCGGGAGCAGAGGCCCTGGCCGAGGCGTCGTCCCGGCAACCGCCCCTGACCCTACGCACCAACACCCTGCGGACGACGCGGGACGAATTGCTGCGCCTTTTCACCGAGGACGGCGTGTCCGCGGTTCGCTGCGCCCACTCCCCCCACGGCATCCAGGTGGAGGGGCGGCACCAGATCCCCACCCTGCCCGGCTACCGGGAGGGCCTGTTCTGTGTGCAGGACGAGGCATCCCAGATGGTCGCCCTGCTCCTGGCACCGCAGCCGGGGGAGCGGGTGCTGGACTGCTGCGCCGCACCGGGCGGCAAGGCGACCCACCTGGCGCAGTTGATGGCAAACCGCGGCGAACTGCTGGCCACGGACATCTCCCGCGCCAAGCTTCCGGTGATCCGGGAGGCGGCCCAGCGGCTCGGCATCGACTGCCTCGCCGTCGCCACCGTTGACCTGCACCGCCCCGAGACCTTTCCCGCCGGGACCTTCGACCGGGTTCTCCTGGACGCCCCCTGCTCCGGCCTGGGGGTCATCCGCCGCAATCCCGAGGCAAAGTGGCGGCTCACGCCGGACGATATCCTGCGCCTGGCCGCGGCCCAGAAGGCCATGTGCGCCAATGCCGCGACCATGGTGAAAAGCGGCGGCATTCTCGTCTATTCCACCTGTTCCACCTCCCGGGAGGAGAACGAGCAGGTGGTGCAGGATTTCCTTTCGCGCCACCCCGATTATGTGCTAGAAGACCTGAACGGACTTTTCCCGGACAATCGGGAGCTGTTCACGGCCGAAGGGATGTTCCGCGCCTGGCCCCACCGCCACAACATGGACGGCTTCTTCGCGGCGCGGCTGCGCAAGTTATAACCATTGAAATGCAATCTGCCACGGCAAAATTTTTCCGAGGTCTCAAACACATGAAAAAAA is a window from the Oryzomonas sagensis genome containing:
- the rsmB gene encoding 16S rRNA (cytosine(967)-C(5))-methyltransferase RsmB, producing MSALAPSTANPRQAACRVLLRIAKEGGFADRLIDHELEKGHLTGPDRGLFPELVFGVLRRRGSLDHILAQLVEKPLDTLQPQVVAILRLGLYQLAYLDRIPESAAVNESVNLAREMVPRAGGLINAVLRTYLRRKDGLTFPDPAANPAAALAARHSQPEWLVAQWLGQLDRPGAEALAEASSRQPPLTLRTNTLRTTRDELLRLFTEDGVSAVRCAHSPHGIQVEGRHQIPTLPGYREGLFCVQDEASQMVALLLAPQPGERVLDCCAAPGGKATHLAQLMANRGELLATDISRAKLPVIREAAQRLGIDCLAVATVDLHRPETFPAGTFDRVLLDAPCSGLGVIRRNPEAKWRLTPDDILRLAAAQKAMCANAATMVKSGGILVYSTCSTSREENEQVVQDFLSRHPDYVLEDLNGLFPDNRELFTAEGMFRAWPHRHNMDGFFAARLRKL
- the htpX gene encoding zinc metalloprotease HtpX — its product is MNMLKTTLLMGLLTVLLVTIGAAIGGRGGMTMAFLLAAGMNFFSYWFSDKVVLSMYGARQIEEADDPRFYGIVRRLAQRANLPMPKVYLIDSDTPNAFATGRNPEHAAVAATTGIMRILGDDELAGVMAHELAHVKNRDILISTIAATFAGAITYLAHMAQWAAIFGGGRRDDDEGGGGVFGMILMAILAPIAAMLVQMAISRSREFGADAGGASISGNPLSLANALQKLEMANQRIPMEANAATAHMFIVNPLTGDGLMTLFSTHPPIPERVARLQDMSRTHSY
- the ndk gene encoding nucleoside-diphosphate kinase — its product is MERTFAIIKPDAVERKLAGKILDRIEANGFAIRGMKKIKMTREQAEGFYYVHKERPFFNDLCAFMSRSPVIVLCLEKDNAIADWRTLMGATNPANAEAGTIRKDFAINIEENSAHGSDAPETAAFEIPYFFNAFELV